The following are encoded together in the Gorilla gorilla gorilla isolate KB3781 chromosome 14, NHGRI_mGorGor1-v2.1_pri, whole genome shotgun sequence genome:
- the TMEM272 gene encoding transmembrane protein 272 isoform X1, translated as MNLSINRKEVTETSRGGRRRATFLEDTEFAVWDMRIWNSLGQRPGSTQNCDDIVIYWVAAAGTFVVSFKPAAGTLVVLFKPHQCILQLRNVNSEMLSNLPNTYLVISRIVFSAEPFYTALRNTVLKPQDSLVAPVLSSVWVSLASPRKQLTGLAQVCKGTWICEQGRGGRRWNIQEPRCACPSLFLNYIISSGIPASAVSLFPSVSTLSGCSDSSLSPATPSLLLRLNKTCPSPGSITSPPTCCHLLRERDLGCRWSTGKSLRRGRNSCPVELHGDVCRCSVGLGGGWAGTYKSYSWSLVNVHLVSRRAARA; from the coding sequence ATGAATCTCTCAATAAACaggaaagaagttactgaaacaTCTAGAGGTGGGAGGAGAAGGGCGACATTCTTGGAGGACACTGAGTTTGCAGTTTGGGACATGAGAATTTGGAACTCCCTGGGGCAGAGACCGGGGTCAACCCAGAATTGTGATGATATTGTGATTTATTGGGTAGCTGCTGCAGGCACTTTTGTCGTCTCGTTTAAGCCTGCTGCAGGCACTTTGGTCGTCTTGTTTAAGCCCCATCAATGCATTTTGCAGCTCAGAAACGTGaactcagagatgttaagtaacttgcccaacacATACTTAGTAATTAGCAGAATTGTTTTTAGTGCAGAGCCCTTCTACACAGCCCTGAGGAACACTGTCCTTAAACCACAGGACTCGCTGGTAGCACCAGTCCTCAGTAGTGTCTGGGTTTCCCTAGCATCTCCCAGAAAACAGCTCACTGGATTGGCTCAGGTGTGTAAGGGTACCTGGATATGTGAGCAGGGCAGGGGTGGCAGAAGATGGAATATTCAGGAACCTAGGTGTGCCTGTCCATCTTTGTTCTTGAATTATATTATTTCCTCTGGAattcctgcttctgctgtctccctctttccttctgtgAGCACCCTCTCTGGGTGCTCAGACTCCTCCTTGTCCCCAGCTACCCCCAGTCTTTTACTCAGGCTTAATAAAACTTGTCCTTCACCTGGCAGCATCACATCCCCACCAACCTGCTGCCAtttgttgagagagagagacctgggATGTCGCTGGTCCACTGGCAAGTCACTTAGACGAGGAAGGAACAGTTGCCCTGTGGAGCTCCATGGTGATGTTTGCAGGTGCAGTGTGGGACTAGGAGGTGGGTGGGCTGGTACCTATAAGTCATATTCATGGTCTTTAGTGAATGTCCACCTGGTCAGCAGACGGGCAGCTAGGGCTTAA